The nucleotide sequence aaaacctaaaaaGTTGATGCAACAATCAAAGCAAGCCCTGTGTTTTCGCTTAACAGCTTAAAATTTTGATTAACAACACTCTGTAATTGTTACTCGTTCAGATAAGTTATAGGCGTCGATTTGCTTTTACGGCCACTTTATCTGGTATTTTAGTTTTTCTGACAGATAGCTATCAGGGACTTTGGCAGGGACTCGAGAAACCGACCCATAGCCTTACAATGTAAACATTTTGTAAGAAAAGATTCATAAATACtgcaattttattattaaaacgaTGACAAGTGCAAGTGTTTTTAAATCTGATTAGAGTGTACAGTCACTATGCACTATGGATTATAAACCTTTGGATTTCGTCGAAATACTATCTAATCGAAAGGTCTCTCGTTTCCAGAAAACAATAAATGGGATTTCCTTGTTGCTTCTGTCAACCAACTCAACATTAATTGGTGAAAAGAGCGACAGGCGCTTATCACGGCAATAATAAACCAAATGAGCAATCAAAATATTATTGGTTTTTGAATTTCCCAAGCCCCAGACGCAGAGATATCAATCAGCAGCCAGTTAATTCTTAAATTTCAAGAGGCTTTTATAACGTTTGAGTCTATCTAAAATACGACTGTTGATAATCAATACCGTTTAACCTAAGAAAACTCTTTGATCATATTAATTTATAGTAAACGGTGTTGTTTTTGGTTCTCGATTCTATAACAAGcagtttattattataaaaggCAATCAACTTCAAGTTTAGTGAAAACCCACTCAAACGTGCTGAGTTTTCTGTGAGTCAAGTTCTGCTCAAGTGCCAAGGAGTCCACATGCTCATAATGCGTGATTTATAGGAAACTGTGCCGCTTTCGATGTTCCTTTTTTGTATTGTTCTGGAAACTACTAATATCAATTTCCTGGCGACCAAATTAAGATATAATCTATCAGATATTTAATGATCTTTAGTAATGCCAGGCATATTTGAGCTGAACAGGAACATAGTGTATCTGTCTATAAACTTACATCACGCATAAGCACGATATGCGCATATGTTTCCGACCAATCCCCCATCCAAGGTGGTTTCAATGTTAGTTAATGAAATccatatttaatttttgatcgATTTATTTCGGATACGACATGTAAATATAAATAGTattctatatttatttctataaAGATTTGGTTTCTTATTAAAACTAGTAGTTTTAGTTAGTCTGGAGCTCAGTCTTGATTTCCAGAGGAGGAGCCGATGCCGAAGCGCCTTCGTTCAAAGGAGCAATTGGATCTGCAGCCCGTTTCTCTACATCAACAGGTGATGGGTTTGCCTCTGGCGAGGTCTCAGCAGGCAGCACCTTGGGCTGGGGAGCTGGTCTTCGGTTCGGCAGGAGGAGACTCTCCACTCCACCGCAGGGAGCTTCGATCAAAATGTACATAACATAGGCGAGCAGCACTGAAAAACCGAAGTCCTGCCAGAAACGCAGCATCTGTGGGTGAGAGTAGATCGTTATTTCGGAACCTTGAACAATAATCCCGGGATACTTACAATGTCGTAGTTCGAGAAATAGGTGTTGACTCGCGTGCGCCCACCATTGAGGTTCTGGATCATCAGATGTCCCATGTAGGTGCAGAAGGAGAGCTTTGACAGGGGCTGCCAAAGTGGCGAGCTAAGGAAAGAATTGGCCAGTCCACCGTATCCCTTCATGCAGGCGAAGACCACCCAACTTAAGCCAAGGGGCCAGGCAACACGAGAGAGCGACACGTAGAAGGCCTCGTTAAGGATGGGAATGGTCTTAGACTTGAACGTGCCATAGGGATACATGGCAAAGATGCAGGTAAACAGCAGGGCCAAGCTGGTGATCCATCCCAGCCAGACAGCCGGACGACTCAGCTTGATGTCCTTTCCACGGATCGAGTGCAGGAAGAAGCCGAACAGGAAGCCAACTAGCCATCCAGAGGTTCTGTTATGGGTGTAGTGGGACAGATCTTCGGTGTATTCGTTAGGTCCACCCCCCGTGCCATTTAATCTGTTTTTAGTAAAAGACATTAGTAAGACTCCTAAGCATAGGGTTGAAAGCAAAACTTACAGAGAATAGTCGTTAATCACCATAACGCTGAACAAGTAGGCGACGAATCCCAGAGTAATTAGCAGGACAACCGCAGCACCTTTCTTACCCCACTTGTAGACGATGAGCAGCAGGAAAGGACCGAGGATATACAACTGCATATCGATGGCTAGGTACCATGTGTGTACCAGGCACTGCTGATGGGTGGCGTAGTTCTGAATGTAAAGCAGGGTCCAATACCAGTTTTCGTCGCAGGTAGCGTAGTTATCAAAGTTCCAGTTGCCGAAGAGCGGGCCGTCGCCCAAAAGGGGCAGTATCTTCCAGTAGAGCAAGATAGAAGCTGCCACGACGGGTGTGAGGCGCAGATAGCGATGGAGGTACATTAGTGGAATATTCAGCTTTCCCTTGGACCTTAAATGATTATAGTAGATATGGGAAGGTCGGGGCTAGGTTAAATAGATTACTCACTTTTCCATCGCACGCAGAGCGACCATGGCAACGAGAAGTCCGCTTATAAAGAAGAAGGTATCCACTGCAAACACGCCTTCTTGGATAATTTCCATATAAGGTGTCTTGGCCCACTGGTGACATACAAATTAGTTTAGGTAATTTCCTTTAAAGGTTATATTCCTACTCACAGTATACACATCGTACAGGTTGATGTTGGGGGAGGTGATACCAATAAGATAGTCGTGACCATAACACACCCAAATCAGGGACATTCCACGCAGTCCGTGAAGACACTCAACCACATTGGGATTGGACTTGGTACTGACAGTGAATATAAATCGGGAATTGGCACGAGCGGAGAAAGCCTTCACGATAGCAGGAAGTTTTTctacaaatataataaaaatatagagAGGTGTTTTTCTATGTGGAAAAATCAATATGCTTACTTTGATCCTCACACAAGAAATAGTCGTAGAGTGTGGCCAGAACCACCAATCCGCCAAACACAGAAAAAAAGACGCTGTAAATGAAACActtaaataaagtaaaatcttaaaaaatataaatttataacttACATGGCGAAAATGGTCACGGCATCGTATTCCTCACGCTCAGCAGTTTTGCAGGTGCTTTCGCTGACCATACTCGATGTCAGTTCCAATCCGATCAGTTGTTTCACGACTCGTTTCAGGAGTGTGTCCATATTGGTGGCCGAACAGGAGGCGGGGAAGCAAACGGCCGACTGGATATTCAATAGATTTGAGAAGCCACCCCCAACACCACCCCCAATCAAATCCGTCAGAGGCAGACTGGCCAGGCAGTATTTTCCAACCACAGTGGAGCCCGATGCGACGGTTTGTTCGATAGCAACGCACTCGTCGTAGTGACCCAGGTCCTTGAAGTGACCCTTCAGGATTCCAGCCGGAATGGAACCCCAGGAGTCAATCACTGTGCAAAGAGATCTTTTAAATCTCCACTCACAACTTCACTTCACCTATCACTTACTTCTGTAGGACCAAAGGCTGCCAGTGGCCAATCCTGCGGTGAGCTGAGCGAATTCCGCATAGCACAGGAGATCCGAAACGGTGGGAAGTCGTCCTTCGGGGACCAAGTCCTCTATTGTTACATTCCGGTAATGGGTAAAAAACTCTTCTGACAAATGCCTCagtttgtttaatttctgATAATCCTCTGCATCCAGTTCCAAGCCTTGGGCTGGACCCAGATCGAGGGCACTGGCTATGGCCAGGCCAAAAAGAAGCAGTACTAGTGTTAATTTCACCATCTCTGTAGACGTTCGACCGCCGAATATTTGGCATCCGGACTGGAGCGACCCTTTTTATAAGCAATGTCTAGTGTTTGTCTGAGATAAGGATTAGTAATATATGGTGACTTTCGATTAGCCCCCTTCCTATGTCAACGTGACTCCGCAATCTTCGGAAATACCTTTAAATACAatcaaaaaaatttattattttgattaaaatcatttaagaaacttttgtttttgcaTATTACGGGGGTCGAGTGTGATTATCTTATCGAAGCAGAACAATTCCGGTGCTAAAGTAGTTAAAAACACtttaagttaatataaataataaactaataaTAACTCCAAAGTAATTCGCGGAATTTAAGGTCATAATGTGTACTTCGCGTATCGGTGGTGTGCGAAGAGGAATACCAAACAGGGATAAGAAGTGTACAGGGGTTCCTCGACCTTGCCCACTTGAAAACAATTCCTACGGTCCAAAAACCAACCATTACCTGGTATTAATATATTGCAACTCACTTTCTTATCTGTCCATGTCTGGTAAATAGAACACGCTTGTGGCTGGTCGAGTGGGTTTCTAGGTGCTATTTATGACTTTCTGATTAAGTAGAGGCGATCATTCCGGAAAGCTGATAGCACGTATATCTTAATAATCTGATCTTTGCAATTAGTTCATTTACATGAGGCTGGTTTTGCGTGGAACTTGATCGACTTGAAAAGTGATCAGCTGGAGTCGCTGCCACTTGTCACCATTAATATATGGTCAGCTAAATCAGTCTGCATCTTTAATGGTATTGTAATTGATCACATAATTCACATTTAACACATCTTATGTAATAAGTAGAGCTATATTAGGGGCACGTGTTTCCCAAAGAAAGGTCAGGCATGACCATATAACTTATTTGCCTTTCTATTTTTTTGGGATTAAAAGACCCTGTTTGCTTTTCAACCTCTTCAGGTGTTTCCAAGGCTTCCGGGGCTACCTCTAGAAGAGGTTCATCAGTGGGTTTGGAAGCAGGTCTTCGGTTGGGAAGTAATAATGTCTCCAAAACGCCACAAGGAGCTTCGATTAGGACGTACATTACATAGGCGAGCAGCACAGAAAACCCAAAATCCTGCCAGAAACGCAGCATGTAATAATATTatcataaaaattaaagatagtAAAGATCAATTTTAAGAGTAAGTTGCTAAGCTCTCACCACATCGTAATCGGAAAAGTTGGTGTTCACACGAGTACGTACCGCATTAAGGTTCTGTATGAAGAAATGCCAAATGTAGACGTTAAACGACAACTTTGAGAGTGGTTGCCATAATGGAGAGGCCAAAAAGGAGTTGACCAGTCCCCCGTATCCCTGCATACAGGCAAAAACCACCCAACTCAGACCCAAAGGCCAGGCGATCCGAGACAGGGATATATAAAAGGCCTCGGCAACTGCAGATAGAGATTTGCTCTTGCCGATGCCATAAGGGTACATGGCGAGGATGACGGTGAAGAAGAGGGCCAGAGTGGTAATCCATCTCGTCCAGACTGCAGGACGACTTAACTTAAAGGTCCTTCCACGGATCGAGTGCAGGAAGTAGCCAAAAAGGAAGCCCACCAACCAGCCAGAAGCCCGATTGTGGGTGTGATGGGAAACTTCTTGGGAAGTTGCTGCGCTAAGTGTTATTCTGTAAAGATGTATTGTAAATAATACTCATCGACTacatgaaaaaaattatacttACAGTGAGTACTCGTTAATGGCTACATAACCAATAAGGAAGCCGGCTAGAATAAGTAAAAGAAGCAGAACGGATGCAGCTCATTTTTTGCCCCACCTAAAAACAGCGATAAGGTAAATTGGGGCCAGGATACAGAGCTGCATATCGATGGCCAGGTACCAGGCTTGAATGAGGCACTTTAGAGGGTCGAAAGGGTAATT is from Drosophila suzukii chromosome 3, CBGP_Dsuzu_IsoJpt1.0, whole genome shotgun sequence and encodes:
- the LOC108014425 gene encoding nose resistant to fluoxetine protein 6; its protein translation is MVKLTLVLLLFGLAIASALDLGPAQGLELDAEDYQKLNKLRHLSEEFFTHYRNVTIEDLVPEGRLPTVSDLLCYAEFAQLTAGLATGSLWSYRMIDSWGSIPAGILKGHFKDLGHYDECVAIEQTVASGSTVVGKYCLASLPLTDLIGGGVGGGFSNLLNIQSAVCFPASCSATNMDTLLKRVVKQLIGLELTSSMVSESTCKTAEREEYDAVTIFAIVFFSVFGGLVVLATLYDYFLCEDQKKLPAIVKAFSARANSRFIFTVSTKSNPNVVECLHGLRGMSLIWVCYGHDYLIGITSPNINLYDVYTWAKTPYMEIIQEGVFAVDTFFFISGLLVAMVALRAMEKSKGKLNIPLMYLHRYLRLTPVVAASILLYWKILPLLGDGPLFGNWNFDNYATCDENWYWTLLYIQNYATHQQCLVHTWYLAIDMQLYILGPFLLLIVYKWGKKGAAVVLLITLGFVAYLFSVMVINDYSLLNGTGGGPNEYTEDLSHYTHNRTSGWLVGFLFGFFLHSIRGKDIKLSRPAVWLGWITSLALLFTCIFAMYPYGTFKSKTIPILNEAFYVSLSRVAWPLGLSWVVFACMKGYGGLANSFLSSPLWQPLSKLSFCTYMGHLMIQNLNGGRTRVNTYFSNYDIMLRFWQDFGFSVLLAYVMYILIEAPCGGVESLLLPNRRPAPQPKVLPAETSPEANPSPVDVEKRAADPIAPLNEGASASAPPLEIKTELQTN
- the LOC108014415 gene encoding LOW QUALITY PROTEIN: nose resistant to fluoxetine protein 6 (The sequence of the model RefSeq protein was modified relative to this genomic sequence to represent the inferred CDS: inserted 4 bases in 3 codons; deleted 1 base in 1 codon; substituted 5 bases at 5 genomic stop codons) yields the protein MSLIGLQTAVCFPASCSASNMDTLLQRVLQQLHGVQLNSNLTLVKESMCKTADRESLDGLTIFAIVLLSIFGAAVAISTLYDYFLCEDQSKLPPILKVSSARANXLLHISTKPNPNVIECXGIRCKSLIWVVYGHDYIVTFTSPNINSVDIYSWVKTPFMEFINEEVFAVDTFFFLNYLVARHGKVGLQNAIXFPNVPLTYLHRCLRITPMLAVAILVHLKLLLLVGDGPLYGQWNFDNYDNCKENWFWTLLYVQNYATDSECLIQAWYLAIDMQLCILAPIYLIAVFRWGKKXAASVLLLLLILAGFLIGYVAINEYSLITLSAATSQEVSHHTHNRASGWLVGFLFGYFLHSIRGRTFKLSRPAVWTRWITTLALFFTVILAMYPYGIGKSKSLSAVAEAFYISLSRIAWPLGLSWVVFACMQGYGGLVNSFLASPLWQPLSKLSFNVYIWHFFIQNLNAVRTRVNTNFSDYDVVRAXQLTLKIDLYYLXFLXXYYYMLRFWQDFGFSVLLAYVMYVLIEAPCGVLETLLLPNRRPASKPTDEPLLEVAPEALETPEEVEKQTGSFNPKKIERQISYMVMPDLSLGNTCP